The following coding sequences lie in one Pseudomonadota bacterium genomic window:
- a CDS encoding CocE/NonD family hydrolase → MTKRIQTSFPKLVREIENIWIKLSDGTRLAARIWLPEDAEEDPVPAILEYIPYRKRDFTRNRDEPMHAWFAGQGYAAVRVDIRGSGDSDGVLDDEYLQVHELDDACEVIAWLADQPWCSGAVGMMGKSWGGFNALQVAALQPPALKAIITVCSTDDRYADDVHYMGGCLLSDNLWWGSAMLVFNARPPDPAIVGDRWLAMWQERLAAIRPWPVRWMEHARRDAYWQHGSVCEDYGAIKIPVYAVGGWADGYSNAIPRLLQHLDGPRRGLTGPWVHIYPQDGTPAPAMGFLQDAVRWWDRWLKDTENGIDGEQSYRVWMQDSVPPQSTYDARPGRWVAEQAWPSPTIEERRLHLNTDGLGPHPGPSDTLSISSPLTTGLLAGEWCGFGLPGEIASDQRADDRGSLCFDSAPLAERTEILGAPVVELEVAADRPVAQVAVRLNDVAPDGASTRVTYGVLNLTHRDSHQHPKPLVPGERYRVRVQLNDIAHAFPPGHRLRIAVSSSYWPIIWPSPTPVTLTVVSGASTLMLPVRPPRSDDADLPAFDEPETAPDVPTTRLNPGHFRRAIEHDLVTGEIVSRLEMEGGLFGVDGTYRLDPIDLVILSSMDRRYSITGDDPLSARADITQVIALSRDDWHVKADTSIHMWSTQDDFHLEAKVDAYNGEELISSRQWSERVPRDLV, encoded by the coding sequence ATGACAAAACGCATTCAAACCAGCTTCCCCAAGCTGGTACGCGAGATTGAGAACATCTGGATCAAGCTCTCGGACGGAACCCGCCTGGCCGCGCGGATCTGGCTGCCGGAGGATGCCGAGGAAGACCCGGTGCCGGCGATCCTGGAATACATCCCCTACAGAAAGCGCGATTTCACCCGCAACCGGGACGAGCCGATGCATGCCTGGTTCGCCGGCCAGGGCTATGCGGCGGTGCGCGTCGACATCCGGGGATCGGGCGATTCGGATGGGGTCCTGGACGATGAATACCTGCAGGTTCATGAGCTCGACGACGCCTGCGAGGTCATCGCCTGGCTCGCCGACCAGCCCTGGTGCAGCGGCGCCGTGGGCATGATGGGCAAATCCTGGGGCGGCTTCAACGCGCTACAGGTCGCGGCGCTCCAGCCGCCGGCACTCAAGGCCATCATCACCGTCTGCTCGACCGACGACCGCTATGCCGACGACGTCCACTACATGGGCGGCTGCCTGTTGAGCGACAATCTTTGGTGGGGCTCGGCCATGCTGGTCTTCAACGCGCGCCCGCCGGACCCGGCCATTGTCGGCGACCGCTGGCTCGCCATGTGGCAGGAGCGCCTGGCCGCCATCCGGCCCTGGCCGGTCCGTTGGATGGAGCACGCCCGCCGCGACGCCTATTGGCAGCACGGCTCGGTGTGCGAGGACTACGGCGCCATCAAGATTCCCGTCTATGCGGTCGGCGGTTGGGCCGACGGCTACTCCAACGCCATCCCTCGGCTGTTACAGCATCTCGATGGGCCACGCCGCGGTCTGACAGGCCCGTGGGTCCATATCTATCCGCAGGACGGCACACCGGCGCCGGCCATGGGATTTCTGCAGGACGCCGTCAGATGGTGGGACCGATGGCTGAAGGACACGGAAAACGGCATTGACGGCGAACAGTCCTACCGCGTCTGGATGCAAGACAGCGTCCCGCCGCAATCGACCTATGACGCGCGGCCGGGACGATGGGTCGCCGAACAGGCTTGGCCCTCGCCGACGATCGAAGAAAGGCGCCTTCACCTGAACACCGACGGGCTTGGGCCCCATCCCGGCCCTTCAGACACGCTGTCGATTTCGTCGCCTTTGACCACTGGTCTGCTGGCGGGCGAGTGGTGCGGCTTTGGGCTGCCGGGCGAAATCGCGTCGGACCAACGGGCGGATGATCGGGGTTCCCTGTGTTTCGACAGCGCGCCCCTGGCCGAGCGGACCGAGATCCTGGGCGCGCCGGTTGTCGAGTTGGAGGTCGCCGCCGACCGGCCGGTTGCCCAGGTTGCGGTGCGCCTCAACGACGTGGCGCCGGACGGTGCTTCGACCAGGGTGACCTATGGCGTCCTGAACCTGACCCACCGCGATAGCCACCAACACCCGAAGCCTCTGGTGCCGGGTGAGCGGTACCGTGTCCGGGTGCAACTCAACGACATCGCCCACGCTTTCCCACCCGGTCATCGCCTGCGCATCGCCGTCTCATCATCCTATTGGCCGATCATCTGGCCGAGCCCGACGCCGGTCACGCTGACTGTCGTGTCGGGCGCCAGCACACTGATGCTCCCGGTTCGCCCGCCGCGCAGTGACGATGCTGACTTGCCGGCCTTCGACGAACCGGAGACGGCACCGGATGTGCCGACGACGCGCCTCAATCCCGGCCACTTCCGCCGCGCCATCGAACACGACCTCGTCACCGGCGAGATCGTCTCGCGCCTGGAAATGGAGGGCGGGCTGTTCGGCGTCGATGGCACCTACCGGCTGGACCCAATCGACCTTGTCATTTTGTCGTCGATGGATCGCCGGTACAGCATTACCGGTGATGACCCACTGTCGGCTCGCGCCGACATCACACAGGTGATCGCGTTGTCGCGCGACGACTGGCATGTCAAAGCCGATACGTCGATCCACATGTGGTCGACACAGGACGATTTTCACCTGGAAGCCAAGGTCGACGCCTATAACGGCGAGGAACTGATCTCGTCACGCCAGTGGAGCGAGCGCGTGCCAAGGGACCTCGTTTGA
- a CDS encoding GNAT family N-acetyltransferase — MDYHIRPAEDRDVADLARLQVLGSDGIIAAIYDGLIPGQSVAEMLERRFFFQNSTKSYRHCWVAESDGRVIGDLHAHPFDAMTGDPSDPIVPEERYAVVEPFDALDRVGEGTYHVNVVAVFPDFQGNGVGAALTELALQNARDLGLGAVSLVCFEENKPAMTLYARHGFKEAARAPAAKHPLIQHGGDLLMLVAPV, encoded by the coding sequence ATGGACTATCACATACGCCCTGCCGAAGACCGTGATGTCGCCGATCTGGCTCGTCTGCAGGTTCTCGGTTCGGACGGTATCATTGCGGCGATCTACGACGGTTTGATCCCCGGCCAATCTGTTGCTGAGATGCTGGAACGCCGGTTTTTCTTCCAGAACTCGACGAAGTCGTATCGCCATTGCTGGGTGGCGGAATCGGATGGTCGCGTGATCGGCGACTTGCATGCTCACCCATTCGACGCGATGACGGGTGATCCGTCAGATCCCATCGTGCCCGAGGAGCGCTACGCCGTCGTTGAACCCTTCGACGCCTTGGACCGGGTCGGCGAGGGCACCTACCACGTCAACGTTGTGGCTGTGTTCCCGGACTTCCAGGGCAATGGAGTGGGCGCCGCACTGACGGAGCTGGCGCTGCAGAATGCCCGTGACCTCGGCCTTGGCGCGGTCAGTCTGGTCTGCTTTGAGGAGAACAAGCCGGCCATGACGCTCTACGCGCGCCACGGCTTCAAGGAAGCCGCGCGCGCACCGGCCGCGAAACACCCGTTGATCCAGCACGGCGGTGATCTCTTGATGCTCGTGGCGCCGGTTTGA
- a CDS encoding ABC transporter ATP-binding protein translates to MTPLLRISDLVVEARPPSGVWIQTVNDVSVDVHPGEVVALIGESGAGKTTVALAALGYTRPGTRFKAGSVVLGDDDILTMTTAARRDLRGKDVAYVAQSAQAALNPAIPIGEQVAEGLLLHGLAKDKEANDRAIELLSLLDLPDPPALAHRYPHQASGGQQQRIMMAMAMACRPKLLVLDEPTTALDVTTQIEVLQAIKDVIREYGTAAVYVSHDLSVVAQVADRILVMNQGDVVERGATSDILDRPQEAYTRTLLGAVKPKPSRDTAVSDWVPDTTLQPIMTIRGVNATYERAGMFQKLSRENNVLHDNDLDVFPREVLALVGESGSGKSTLARVIAGLHPALNGSVTFRGEQLAARSNQRTKDQLRRIQIVFQSPDQSLNPERRIDEAIGRPLELYFGMSGSEKQDRIADLLEMVGLDADYAGRFPSELSGGQRQRVSIARAFGAEPDIILCDEVLSSLDTVVAARILDLMKELREQHNVGYLFISHDLSTVASIADRVAVMYAGRVIDVGPTKEVFAPPHHPYTQLLINSVPALRTGWLEEVIATREASAGMRSNVMLHDEACPFRLRCPLVIDGKCNTEPPPLTKLSNTHGIYCQRDADDLMAAQDHA, encoded by the coding sequence GTGACGCCGCTGCTTCGTATCAGCGATCTGGTTGTCGAGGCCAGACCGCCCTCTGGGGTATGGATACAGACGGTCAACGACGTCAGTGTCGACGTACATCCAGGCGAGGTGGTTGCGCTGATCGGCGAGTCCGGCGCCGGCAAGACCACGGTGGCGTTGGCGGCGTTGGGGTACACGCGGCCGGGCACGCGGTTCAAGGCCGGGTCCGTCGTCCTTGGCGACGACGATATCCTGACGATGACGACCGCTGCGCGCCGCGATCTCAGGGGCAAGGATGTCGCCTATGTCGCGCAAAGCGCGCAGGCGGCGCTTAACCCGGCGATCCCGATCGGCGAGCAGGTCGCCGAGGGCCTGTTGCTGCACGGTCTGGCCAAGGACAAAGAGGCCAACGACCGTGCTATTGAGCTTCTCTCGCTGCTCGATTTGCCCGATCCGCCGGCGCTCGCCCATCGTTATCCGCACCAGGCTTCCGGCGGACAGCAACAGCGCATCATGATGGCGATGGCCATGGCCTGCCGGCCCAAACTTCTGGTTCTCGACGAACCGACGACCGCGCTTGATGTGACCACCCAGATCGAGGTGCTGCAGGCGATCAAGGACGTGATCCGCGAATACGGCACTGCCGCCGTCTATGTGTCGCACGACCTTTCCGTCGTCGCGCAGGTGGCCGACCGGATCCTGGTCATGAATCAGGGTGACGTGGTCGAGCGCGGCGCGACCAGCGATATCCTGGACCGCCCGCAGGAGGCCTACACGCGCACGCTGCTTGGCGCGGTCAAACCCAAACCCAGCCGCGACACCGCCGTGTCGGACTGGGTGCCCGATACCACGCTGCAGCCGATCATGACGATCCGGGGCGTGAACGCGACCTATGAACGCGCCGGCATGTTCCAGAAGCTGTCGCGTGAGAACAATGTGCTGCACGACAACGATCTCGATGTCTTTCCCCGGGAGGTTCTCGCGCTGGTCGGCGAATCCGGCAGTGGCAAATCGACGCTGGCCCGCGTCATCGCCGGTCTGCACCCCGCGCTCAATGGCAGCGTCACGTTCCGGGGTGAGCAACTGGCCGCCCGCTCCAACCAACGAACCAAGGACCAGTTGCGCCGCATTCAGATCGTCTTCCAAAGTCCTGATCAGTCACTGAACCCCGAGCGGCGCATCGACGAGGCGATCGGCCGTCCGCTCGAACTCTATTTCGGCATGTCGGGGTCTGAGAAACAGGACCGCATCGCCGACCTATTGGAGATGGTTGGACTGGACGCCGATTATGCCGGAAGATTCCCCAGCGAACTCTCCGGCGGCCAGCGCCAGCGCGTGTCGATCGCGCGCGCCTTTGGCGCCGAGCCAGATATCATCCTGTGCGACGAGGTGCTGTCGTCGCTTGATACGGTTGTCGCGGCGCGCATTCTGGACCTGATGAAGGAACTGCGCGAACAGCACAATGTCGGCTACCTCTTTATCAGCCACGATCTGTCGACGGTCGCGTCGATCGCGGACCGTGTCGCGGTGATGTATGCCGGCCGTGTGATCGACGTGGGCCCGACCAAGGAGGTCTTCGCGCCGCCGCATCATCCCTATACCCAGCTTCTGATCAACTCGGTACCGGCGCTGAGAACCGGTTGGCTGGAGGAGGTAATTGCGACACGCGAGGCCAGTGCCGGCATGCGCAGCAATGTCATGCTGCACGACGAGGCGTGCCCGTTCCGCCTGCGCTGTCCGCTCGTGATCGACGGCAAGTGCAATACCGAGCCGCCGCCGCTTACCAAGTTGAGCAACACGCATGGCATCTACTGTCAGCGAGATGCCGACGACTTGATGGCGGCACAGGACCATGCGTGA